The following are encoded together in the Immundisolibacter sp. genome:
- a CDS encoding thiamine pyrophosphate-dependent enzyme — translation MGQHKWAEQAPDEDFFRILAPDGGLVGEAPDLDDATLLRMYRALVQTRAYETHTIRMQRRGELSVTAQSTYEEAVGLGAAAALREGDWCFPSYRQFAAHLYWGVPMDRTLAILRGGAPETVAEHLPMERPPGVTFTPYGVILGTNVLNGAGSAMADKLNGRDTVTLAFTGEGSTSEGDFHDALNFAAVFKAPLVVVVHNNQWAISTPAHRQHAAPTFAHKALAHGLPGERVDGNDVLAMYQKTREAVDRARSGSGPTLIEAVTYRVVDHNTSDSAEVYRDQALAEHWKQFDPRPRFEAYLTARGLFTEALREQYEAECLAEVQAAAARALALPRSDPMTMFDSQLHGDPGWHLRLQQRELAAELSGANPFTSIDPETLA, via the coding sequence ATGGGACAGCACAAGTGGGCGGAGCAGGCCCCGGACGAGGATTTTTTCCGCATCCTGGCGCCCGATGGCGGGCTGGTCGGGGAGGCGCCGGATCTGGACGACGCCACGCTGCTGCGCATGTACCGCGCGCTGGTGCAGACGCGCGCCTACGAGACACACACCATCCGCATGCAGCGCCGTGGCGAGCTGAGCGTGACCGCGCAGTCCACCTACGAGGAAGCCGTGGGCCTGGGGGCCGCGGCGGCGCTTCGCGAAGGCGACTGGTGCTTTCCGTCCTACCGGCAGTTCGCGGCGCACCTGTACTGGGGCGTGCCGATGGACCGCACGCTGGCCATCCTGCGCGGCGGCGCGCCCGAGACCGTCGCCGAACATCTGCCGATGGAGCGCCCGCCGGGTGTCACCTTCACCCCCTACGGCGTGATCCTGGGCACCAATGTGCTAAATGGCGCAGGCTCGGCCATGGCCGACAAGCTGAACGGCCGCGACACGGTGACGCTGGCCTTCACCGGCGAGGGCTCGACCAGCGAGGGTGATTTTCACGATGCGCTGAACTTCGCCGCCGTGTTCAAGGCGCCGCTGGTCGTCGTGGTCCACAACAACCAGTGGGCAATTTCCACGCCCGCACACCGCCAGCACGCGGCGCCCACCTTCGCCCACAAGGCGCTGGCCCACGGCCTGCCCGGCGAGCGGGTGGACGGCAACGACGTGCTGGCCATGTACCAGAAGACGCGCGAGGCGGTGGACCGCGCCCGCAGCGGCAGCGGCCCGACGCTGATCGAGGCGGTCACCTACCGCGTGGTGGACCACAACACCTCCGACAGCGCCGAGGTCTATCGCGACCAGGCGCTGGCCGAACACTGGAAACAGTTCGACCCGCGCCCGCGCTTCGAGGCTTACCTGACGGCCCGCGGCCTGTTCACCGAGGCGCTGCGCGAGCAGTACGAGGCCGAGTGCCTGGCCGAAGTCCAGGCCGCCGCGGCGCGGGCACTGGCACTGCCGCGCTCGGACCCGATGACCATGTTCGACAGCCAGTTGCACGGCGATCCGGGCTGGCACCTGCGCCTGCAGCAGCGGGAGCTGGCGGCGGAACTGAGCGGCGCCAATCCGTTCACCAGCATCGACCCGGAGACCCTGGCATGA
- a CDS encoding NAD-dependent succinate-semialdehyde dehydrogenase: MIDSPLLPHLDAYIDGRWTKPAAGKTFKVINPATGDHLADVASLGRDEVLSAISAAKQALRTPSTFEQRHAWLTGIAQALREHREEIGRILTLEHGKPWKEGAGEADYAAGFFAYCAEHLDLLKPRKLAERPRGCEWTVQYRPAGVVGLIVPWNFPIGMIAKKLSAAIAADCASVIKPASKTPLTMLALFTLLDQVVKLPAGRANLVMGSAGMIGDTLLGHPDVAVISFTGSTEVGRELIEKSAPLVKRLTLELGGNAPFIVYEDADLDHAADQLMASKFRGNGQTCVCANRVYVQRSVVDAYLEKVVARVKKLKLGNGMDADTDIGPLVDRAGYEKVRFHVEDALAKGATLLVGGGAQPIDTEWGGFHPPTVVRGVTHDMACCKEETFGPLVPVIEFDTEAQVLDMANDTEFGLAAYVFTRDEARAQRSIMALQFQHVGWNTGSGPTPEAPFGGIKQSGFGREGGAEGIYEFAEAQTVPRGA; encoded by the coding sequence ATGATCGACTCCCCGCTGCTGCCGCATCTGGACGCTTACATCGACGGCCGCTGGACCAAGCCGGCCGCCGGCAAGACCTTCAAGGTCATCAACCCCGCCACCGGCGACCACCTGGCCGACGTGGCCTCGCTGGGCCGTGACGAAGTGCTGTCCGCCATCAGCGCCGCCAAGCAGGCGCTGCGCACGCCGTCGACTTTCGAGCAGCGCCATGCGTGGCTGACCGGCATCGCCCAGGCGCTGCGCGAGCACCGCGAGGAAATCGGCCGCATCCTGACCCTGGAGCACGGCAAGCCGTGGAAGGAGGGCGCCGGCGAGGCCGACTACGCAGCCGGCTTTTTCGCCTACTGCGCCGAGCACCTGGACCTGCTCAAGCCGCGCAAGCTGGCCGAGCGGCCGCGCGGCTGCGAATGGACCGTGCAGTACCGCCCGGCCGGCGTGGTGGGGCTGATCGTGCCGTGGAACTTCCCGATCGGCATGATCGCCAAAAAACTCTCGGCCGCCATCGCCGCCGACTGCGCCAGCGTCATCAAGCCGGCCTCCAAGACCCCGCTGACCATGCTGGCGCTGTTCACGCTGCTGGATCAGGTCGTCAAGCTGCCGGCCGGGCGCGCCAACCTGGTGATGGGCTCGGCCGGCATGATCGGCGATACGCTGCTCGGCCACCCCGACGTGGCGGTGATCAGCTTCACCGGCTCCACCGAAGTCGGCCGCGAGCTGATCGAGAAAAGCGCGCCGCTGGTCAAGCGCCTGACCCTGGAGCTGGGCGGCAATGCGCCGTTCATCGTTTATGAGGATGCCGACCTCGACCACGCCGCCGACCAGCTGATGGCGAGCAAATTCCGCGGCAACGGCCAGACCTGCGTGTGCGCCAACCGCGTGTACGTGCAGCGCAGCGTGGTCGATGCGTACCTGGAAAAGGTCGTCGCGCGGGTGAAGAAGCTCAAGCTGGGCAACGGCATGGATGCGGATACCGACATCGGCCCGCTGGTGGACCGCGCCGGCTACGAGAAAGTGCGCTTTCACGTCGAGGACGCCCTGGCCAAGGGCGCGACCCTGCTGGTCGGCGGCGGCGCTCAGCCGATCGACACCGAATGGGGCGGATTTCACCCCCCGACCGTTGTGCGCGGCGTGACCCACGACATGGCCTGCTGCAAGGAAGAAACCTTCGGCCCGCTGGTGCCGGTGATCGAGTTCGACACCGAGGCGCAGGTGCTGGACATGGCCAACGACACCGAGTTCGGCCTGGCCGCCTACGTGTTCACCCGCGACGAGGCCCGCGCCCAGCGCTCCATCATGGCGCTGCAGTTCCAGCACGTCGGCTGGAACACCGGCTCCGGCCCCACCCCGGAAGCGCCATTCGGCGGCATCAAACAATCCGGCTTCGGCCGCGAGGGCGGCGCCGAGGGCATCTACGAGTTCGCCGAGGCGCAGACCGTGCCGCGCGGGGCATGA